A stretch of the Diprion similis isolate iyDipSimi1 chromosome 14, iyDipSimi1.1, whole genome shotgun sequence genome encodes the following:
- the LOC124414591 gene encoding transient receptor potential channel pyrexia encodes MGAGEKQPGAPNLPPPKKRVQLERTSSLQEVASPMPKKPNRRTATSLLLTRWIGGGHDRSSLVKEQATIEDGWAPEEHCMDFGTPPPVEEPHCYSICLSESSFNEESSCAITICRETVKGILTEHMRGVGGRLQLLEDLESGRITVESIGSVLEGCKAAETEALFLFASFLGHAELLPSFLEARVDVNHAEPEQGLTALHLCAFSNSLAGVKFLIKKGARVNSRKVYTPFQYAALGNSYDVARFFLAEGVAQDVPTGDDSVLHCAARSSALEVMRLVAPGNPALDTLDSAGLAPIHYVTDRDHPGCLAELLQAGCHVDVTTRKGDSALHLAAEAGCAENLEILLDNGADPTLKNHRAQTALHLAARAHSLESVKVLLKKGGSDPNAEDHDGRTSLHVALGRSTLAFDVSEFLVTWKADVNKADKYGYTPLHVAAINELSQCVDILILHGADLSAKTKGGTTALSIILRKTPTSLNVFKEKLDGSIALRQHGSATGEVELRLDFHPLLQHDRQSEIGYLDTFITEGYKEILEHPLCQSFLHLKWQKIRKYYVGRLLFYLLYVLVVTAWVMTALAHNCYNESQGIFEEGQQPSNNTTTSTLNDILYRNPVVMDVAWYALTILTVLEVLRKVTGIPTFPSARQFFTQVDNLVEWCVVISVFASSFVFTGTTYSWQNHIGAYAVLCGWTNLMLMIGQLPMFGAYVAMFTSIQAQVIKLLMAYACLLIGFTASFCVMFPHSKAFRSPHTGLIKVLVMMTGEVDFESLFFPKEDDFESVADYESKDSSWVLLQISAQLCFLLFLLFVTIVLMNLLVGIAVDDIKGLQKTAGLAKLVRQTKLICEVETALFLGLLPRRLIRMLKWTALVLPPSLRVVLTVRPLNPREKRLPPDVLASAYRIARDRKSTTTVGTLRSRTSCSTAYTYVKSDGYSTLRRDVHIEDDEDDAVGRASSEPETIQRSEGGIGQLRDEIRELRKICDQNQKLIQDLVVAMAMDSRNGAESV; translated from the coding sequence ATGGGTGCTGGAGAGAAACAACCGGGGGCACCAAATCTGCCGCCCCCAAAGAAGCGGGTGCAGTTGGAACGGACGTCAAGTTTGCAAGAGGTGGCGTCACCGATGCCAAAGAAGCCGAACCGGAGAACGGCGACGTCACTGTTGCTGACGCGTTGGATAGGAGGAGGTCACGATCGCTCCTCCCTGGTGAAAGAGCAAGCGACCATCGAGGATGGTTGGGCACCAGAAGAACACTGCATGGATTTTGGAACACCGCCGCCGGTGGAGGAGCCGCACTGCTACTCGATATGCTTGAGCGAAAGCTCCTTCAATGAGGAGTCAAGCTGCGCCATAACGATCTGCAGGGAGACCGTGAAGGGCATCCTCACCGAGCACATGCGCGGCGTCGGGGGGCGTCTTCAGCTCCTTGAGGACCTAGAGTCGGGCCGTATAACCGTCGAGAGCATCGGTAGCGTCCTTGAAGGCTGCAAGGCGGCGGAAACCGAAGCTCTCTTCCTCTTCGCGAGTTTCCTTGGCCACGCGGAGCTCCTTCCAAGTTTCCTGGAGGCTAGAGTTGACGTAAACCACGCGGAACCAGAGCAGGGATTGACGGCCCTGCACCTCTGCGCGTTCAGCAACTCCTTGGCGGGTGTGAAGTTTCTTATAAAGAAGGGGGCTCGCGTTAATTCCCGAAAAGTCTACACGCCCTTCCAGTACGCGGCCCTTGGAAACTCCTACGACGTGGCGAGGTTCTTCCTGGCCGAGGGTGTGGCCCAGGACGTGCCGACCGGTGATGACTCGGTCCTCCACTGTGCGGCCAGGAGCAGTGCACTCGAGGTCATGCGGCTCGTTGCTCCCGGAAATCCTGCCCTCGACACCCTGGACTCTGCGGGCCTCGCGCCCATCCACTACGTCACCGATCGCGACCACCCTGGCTGTCTTGCGGAGCTTCTGCAGGCCGGCTGCCACGTTGATGTGACAACCAGGAAGGGCGACTCGGCCCTCCACCTCGCGGCCGAGGCCGGCTGCGCTGAGAATCTCGAAATTCTTTTGGATAACGGGGCCGATCCCACCTTGAAGAACCATCGTGCCCAGACTGCGCTCCACCTGGCGGCAAGAGCACATTCCCTCGAGAGCGTCAAGGTTCTGCTCAAGAAAGGCGGCAGTGACCCCAACGCCGAGGACCACGACGGACGCACTTCGCTCCACGTCGCCCTCGGCAGATCCACCCTCGCCTTCGACGTTTCGGAGTTCCTCGTCACCTGGAAGGCGGATGTTAACAAGGCCGACAAGTACGGATACACGCCGCTCCATGTTGCCGCTATTAACGAGCTCTCACAGTGCGTCGACATCCTCATACTCCACGGCGCTGACCTCAGCGCCAAGACCAAGGGCGGGACGACCGCGCTTTCCATAATACTCCGGAAGACACCAACGTCTCTCAACGTCTTCAAGGAGAAACTCGACGGCTCGATCGCTCTCCGTCAGCATGGATCTGCCACCGGGGAGGTCGAGCTTAGGCTCGACTTTCACCCGCTCCTCCAGCACGATCGGCAGAGTGAGATCGGCTACCTGGACACCTTCATCACGGAGGGGTACAAGGAGATCCTCGAGCATCCGCTTTGCCAATCCTTCCTTCACCTCAAGTGGCAGAAGATCAGGAAGTATTACGTCGGCAGGCTGCTCTTCTACCTCCTCTACGTTCTCGTCGTGACCGCCTGGGTGATGACTGCACTTGCTCATAACTGCTACAACGAGAGTCAGGGGATATTCGAGGAGGGCCAACAGCCCAGTAACAACACCACCACTAGTACCCTGAACGATATCTTGTACCGGAACCCGGTCGTCATGGACGTCGCCTGGTACGCCTTGACGATACTCACCGTGCTGGAAGTGTTACGGAAGGTCACAGGGATCCCGACCTTCCCCTCAGCTCGGCAGTTCTTCACCCAAGTCGACAATCTCGTCGAGTGGTGTGTCGTCATCAGCGTCTTCGCCAGCTCGTTCGTATTCACTGGGACAACTTACAGCTGGCAGAACCACATCGGCGCTTACGCCGTCCTTTGCGGATGGACAAACCTGATGCTGATGATCGGGCAACTCCCGATGTTCGGTGCCTACGTCGCCATGTTCACCAGCATTCAGGCCCAGGTCATAAAGCTCCTCATGGCCTACGCCTGTTTGTTAATCGGCTTCACCGCCAGCTTCTGCGTTATGTTTCCTCACTCGAAAGCGTTCAGAAGTCCTCACACCGGGCTGATCAAGGTACTCGTGATGATGACGGGTGAGGTCGACTTCGAGAGCCTGTTCTTTCCTAAAGAGGACGACTTCGAGAGCGTGGCTGACTATGAGTCCAAGGACTCGTCTTGGGTCCTTCTGCAAATTTCGGCTCAGCTCTGCTTTTtgctcttcctcctcttcgtcACGATAGTGTTGATGAATCTGCTCGTCGGTATCGCCGTGGACGACATCAAGGGCCTCCAGAAGACAGCCGGTCTCGCCAAGCTCGTCAGACAGACGAAGCTCATCTGCGAGGTGGAGACCGCACTTTTCCTCGGTCTTCTGCCTCGGCGACTCATCAGAATGCTAAAGTGGACGGCCCTCGTTCTCCCCCCATCCCTCAGGGTCGTTCTTACTGTTCGCCCTCTCAATCCCAGGGAGAAGAGACTTCCGCCCGACGTCCTTGCCTCCGCTTACAGGATAGCAAGAGACCGGAAGTCCACGACGACTGTCGGAACTCTTCGCAGCAGAACGAGTTGCAGTACTGCTTACACTTACGTGAAGAGCGATGGTTACTCGACGCTAAGACGCGATGTTCACATCGAAGATGACGAGGACGACGCGGTCGGCAGGGCGTCAAGTGAGCCCGAAACTATTCAAAGATCGGAGGGTGGCATCGGTCAGTTGAGGGATGAAATTCGTGAGCTCAGAAAAATATGTGACCAGAATCAGAAGCTCATTCAAGATTTGGTAGTCGCCATGGCTATGGATTCCAGAAACGGTGCAGAAAGCGTGTGA
- the LOC124414592 gene encoding uncharacterized protein LOC124414592: MYHEKVVKKVPGTILPPSKREHQGYIEDLSSKQIFELEELLERQNKLLRNEKFVAKLPDKGARIINFRDKIQRELESKNDIERAANLLSRLNIASEGKDKMNELEWTGKYTEDRGTVRVVQLDSDDEDDPLKILAQPTGSGTHKKKVVHLPPEESLITPDDLKEIETFDDSVSVEHVKYILGVVERPRIVGEKQKPESFKPYKTTRSNVHDPSNELKRRRHPHWEVTAATPPPSIHGTIKELNITESLTLQKNQAEKLQEIQTQNAITKLAEQFAPQMGDSVPRIVGNHRSTIADSSSSDSEGNEEENEARDDDDDDDKAGTVTFMIDSN, from the exons ATGTATCATGAAAAAGTAGTAAAGAAAGTTCCGGGCACGATATTGCCGCCTTCAAAGCGAGAGCATCAAGGTTACATCGAGGATCTCTCCTCGAAGCAAATATTCGAATTGGAGGAACTTTTGGAGCGGCAAAACAAGCTGTTAAGAAACGA AAAGTTCGTGGCGAAACTGCCGGACAAGGGTGCGAGGATAATAAATTTCCGGGATAAAATACAGCGGGAATTAGAGTCCAAGAATGATATTGAGAGGGCGGCTAACCTCCTCTCGAGGCTCAACATTGCCTCCGAAGGCAAGGATAAGATGAACGAACTCGAATGGACTGGAAAGTATACCGAGGATCGAGGAACTGTGAGGGTTGTCCAGCTAGACAgcgacgacgaagacgatcCCCTGAAGATTCTCGCTCAG CCCACAGGGAGCGGGACGCACAAGAAAAAGGTGGTGCACCTGCCACCTGAGGAAAGTCTGATCACACCCGATGATTTAAAGGAGATTGAAACTTTCGATGACTCCGTCAGCGTTGAGCACGTTAAATACATTCTGGGAGTGGTCGAGAGGCCCAGGATTGTGGGTGAAAAGCAGAAACCGGAATCGTTCAAACCATACAAAACAACCAGAAGTAACGTTCACGATCCTTCGAACGAACTCAAAAGACGAAGGCATCCGCACTGGGAAGTTACCGCCGCTACTCCACCCCCTTCGATTCATGGAACGATCAAGGAATTGAACATAACAGAATCTCTAACATTGCAAAAGAATCAGGCTGAAAAACTCCAG GAAATTCAAACGCAGAACGCGATCACGAAACTCGCTGAACAATTTGCTCCGCAAATGGGCGATTCGGTACCGCGTATTGTGGGAAATCATCGTTCAACGATCGCGGACAGCAGTTCCTCAGATTCCGAGGGAAATGAGGAAGAAAACGAGGCGCGCgatgatgacgacgatgacgacaaGGCTGGAACTGTCACTTTCATGATCGATAGTAattag
- the LOC124414594 gene encoding 60S ribosomal protein L13a, whose amino-acid sequence MTGFSEKPILIDGRGHLLGRLAAIIAKTILQGNKVIVVRSEQLNISGNFFRNKLKFMSFLRKRCNVNPARGPFHFRAPSKILWKTVRGMVPHKTQRGKDALRRLKVYEGCPPPYDRRKRLVVPGAMRVMCLKPGRKYCHVGRLSHEVGWKYKAVVRTLENKRRVRSILEVQKRDKLKKLTKQAGEAVVKSTAPYTKIINSFGYN is encoded by the exons ATGACTGGCTTCAGTGAAAAG CCAATACTGATAGATGGCCGTGGCCATCTTCTCGGCCGCTTGGCCGCTATCATCGCCAAAACAATTCTGCAGGGCAACAAAGTCATCGTTGTTCGGAGCGAGCAGCTCAATATATCCGGAAACTTTTTCAG gaACAAATTGAAGTTCATGTCTTTCCTTCGCAAGAGGTGTAACGTTAACCCTGCACGCGGGCCTTTCCACTTCCGTGCCCCGAGCAAAATCCTCTGGAAGACCGTGCGTG GAATGGTACCACACAAAACCCAGAGGGGCAAGGATGCTCTTAGGAGATTAAAGGTTTACGAGGGTTGCCCACCTCCCTATGACCGCAGGAAACGCCTTGTCGTTCCAGGAGCGATGCGAGTCATGTGCTTGAAGCCTGGCAGAAag tACTGCCATGTCGGTCGTCTTTCCCACGAGGTTGGATGGAAGTACAAGGCTGTTGTACGCACCTTGGAGAACAAGAGGCGTGTCAGGTCCATCCTTGAAGTGCAGAAGAGGGATAAGCTTAAG AAACTTACGAAACAGGCTGGAGAAGCTGTTGTCAAGAGCACGGCACCCTACACTAAGATCATCAACAGCTTTGGATACAACTAA